In Pan troglodytes isolate AG18354 chromosome 5, NHGRI_mPanTro3-v2.0_pri, whole genome shotgun sequence, the sequence gatttttgtttCTCATTACTTGCCATAATAAAGTAACGAGATTTTCTCTCCTGATTAAACAtctaaaaaatggaataaaatatataaagcaatgaTTTTAATACACTGTACAAGACAGGGTTGGGTATGTCCCATGACCCATCAGCCTGATTGGAACAACTTGTAATAGACAAGGACTTAGGTGGAGTCCTGAGAAGGATATTACCTTAGTAGTGGGGGCTAAATTAATCTCAGAATAAACAATGTTCTGGATCtacattaacaaaaaaaaagtatgcctCAAAATAAGCATAATAATTTAGGGGAAATACAGACATAAAAAGAGAGAGTTTTTTTAAAGACCCACATAGaacttgtttaaataaaaaataaaaaatataaagtgaaaaatgCAGTGCATGGAATAAACAGTAGATTAATTactgcagaagaaaaaatcaaGGAACTTGGAGACATAGATATAAAAACAATccaaaatgaagcacagagaaatttttttaataaaatggacaAAGTATCAATGACCTATGTCATAATTTCAAGCAGTCTAACATATGTGCAAGTGGAGTACTAAAGAAgtgtttgattaaaaaaattgaagaagtaaTGACTGagtttttccaaatttgataaaatatataatctatagatccaagaagctcaataaaaattaaatagaataaatattagaaaacttTACAATGAACATCATAATCTATTTGCTAAAAAAGtcataaagaaaaatcttaaaatcagcaagagaaaaatcaaCAGAGTTATTACAAAGGAATAAAGATAAGAATGGCAGCATGCATCCCACCAGAAATTATGTGAGACAGGTAATGGAGCAACAGCTTTAAAGCACATAAACAAAAGTCtggcaatttaaaattttatatacagaGAAAACACCCCTTAAAAATAAGGGCAAAGTACTTTTTCATGCCAACAAAAGCTGAAGTAAATTATTACCAGCAGAACTTTACTACAAGAAATAGTTAAGGAAAGTCTttagacaacaacaacaacaaaaaaatgatacGAGATGAAAATCAGTGTCTCCATGAAGGGAACAAAGGTGccagaaattataaatatgtgtttaagtgtaaaagacatttttattatttttaattaccttaaaaatcatagaatttttcaaaaaaaaaacagaattgcaGTGTCTCGGATACCAATAacataagtaaaagtaaaatgtgtGACATTAGAATCACAAAGCATGAGCAGGGAGATGGAAGTACAGTATGGCATGACTCTAGCAATACATCTTAAATGGTGTAATATTATGtgaagaaatattttgtgaatttaaaatgtacattgtaAACCCCAGAGtaaccacaaaaatataaaataaaaaggtataaatAAAAGGTCAATagtgaaaatataatgaaatcataaaaatattcccATAAAAAACAGTAAATGAAAGAAGAAGCAATAACGGACAAATAGGACAAATGAAAGGCAAACAGTTGGAggacaaatttaaatttaattctatCAAAAATGTATCAAATTTAAATTGTGCAAACACTCCAACTAAAACAAAGAGCTTGTCACATTGGCTTAATGGGTATGAAAATGCAGTTAGATAGAACGAAGAACTTCTAGTATTCAACAGTAAACTAATGCAGGGACAGTAATGTAGGTTTAGCTTGATAGTGGTAGTctcttcacaatgtatacatatactaaAGCATCATGTTGTGAAGcctaaatatatgcaatttttatttgttaattatacttcaataagcTGGGGAAAAACAAGATATTTTCAATGGCTAGAAAAATCTTTCCCTAAAATTAAATACCCATTAAAAATTCTCTTCAAGAATTAAGATTAACAAAAATGATATTCTAGATAAAAACTGTTGTGAGAAAAATTATCATCAGTACATTCCTGCTGAAggaaacacaaaaggaaaaaaataggcaaaaataaagattatcTCATATGGAATTTCAGTAAGATACTTTTATTACTTGGAAAATTCCAAAGGTTTTTGTCCTAGGAGAAATGCCACATTCTTTTTTACACAGCAGATACCTACTCTAACCCTCCCCATACTTCCTACCTCCTTAGTTCTCCTTGCCACCAAATTATCCTGACATATGTACTTATGCGTTTGGTTATTTGGGGCCTCCATCACATTAAACTTTACGTTTGATGACATTATGGAATTTGTTTTGCTCGCTCCTGTGTTTCTTGAACCTACTACACTGCCTAATACAATATGTGCtcaaaatttttgaaagaaaaatataaaccaggTAAACTAATCATTTCTTACAGTGAAGTGATGGAAATCAGTCTTAATAGAAATCAGATATCCCTCATTAGTCCTAGTGGTGTTGCTGCCAGTCTTTAAACAACTTCCTACCAAAGATTTTCTTCAGAGCCATCATCACTTCTTTGTTCCTAAGGGTGTAGATTAGTGGATTCAGTACAGGGGTGACGGCGCTATACATGATGGCCATTATCCGGtcctgaatcatggaggtggctgaagcaggacgAATATATGTGAAGACCACAGGTCCATAGAAAAGACATACCACCATAAAATGGGAGGCACAAGTGGACAGAGCCTTGTGGAGTATTCTGCAGGACCTGTTCTTAAACAGAAGGAAGCCAATTACATAGAAGTAGGAGAGAAGAGTCAGAAAGAAAGCTCCCATGGATATGCTGCCTGTGACAATGGAAAGAAGCCATTGATTGAGTAATGTGTCACTACAGGCCAATTCTAAGAGCGGCTTGACATCGCAGAAGAAGTGATTGAGTTTCTGAGAGCCACAAAAACTCAGGTGTGCAGTCATGACAGAATGCATCAGAGCGTAAAAGAAGCTGATGAGCCAGGCCGCAGCTGCCAACAGAATACACACCTGGGGGTTCATGATGACACTGTAGCGAAGAGGATTGCAGATGGCAACAAAACGGTCAAAGGCCATGATAGCCAGTAAAATGGCCTCTGTGCTTCCCAAAAAGTGGAAGAAGTGTAGCTGGGTGATACAGCCTAGAAAAGATATAGCCCTGCGACTGCACACGAGGTTTACGAGCAGCTTGGGCAGTGTCACTGAAGAATAAGAAATATCCAGACAAGAAAGGTTtcccagaaaaaaatacatagggGAGTGGAGTTGTGGTTCCAAAACAACCATCACCAATATAGATCCATTTCCAATCAAGTTTATCAGGTAAATGAttaagaaaatcccaaagaagaaAGGCTGCAGCTCCTGAACACCAGTCAGGCCAAGTAGAAGAAACTCATTCATTGTAGTGACATTCTCCATTGCTCTGGGAAGCAAATTTAACAATAACAgaattaatttttctgaatttttaattttacactgtgaggattaaataaagcaAGTTTACTATTTGGAGGAACCTAGGGATGAGCAACAGTGTGAAGAATAGTTAGGAACAGTAAAACTAAATTTATGTACAACAAAATTGAGGAAGGCTAATATACCTGATAAATTCTGAGCTGTTAAAATGGCACTAGACTAATAAAAGCATTATATTATGAACAAATCAGATATAGATAAAGGGCATTTGTTTTCAAAACTAGGAAGTGTAAGATTTGATGGACATAATCATAACCTCATGTATGGCATTAGAATTATgtattacaaaaattttaaacatacaaaCAGGGAATAGTTTTTCAACTTATGATTCTAGGTTCTGGCAAAAATTCAGATGTAGCTCAGTGGGGATTTCATCACTTCTTCTAAGATACATAAAAGCCACAAGAGAGTAACACATCTCTTCTGACAACCCAAACTTTCAGTGAAAGTAAGAAACATAAACACCCACAAACCAAATGTTGCATGAgtagaggagaaaaaaacagcaaaattggCATCATTAGTCACAAGACTGTGTCATAGCAATGAGGCAGTGGATGTAGTTGGGAAAAACTTGAAATAGTTAGAGGTCCCATTAGTAGAAGAACTTCGAAAACACCCCCAATTTTTCAGTCCAAAAGGGGAGTACCTCCCAGGGAGTGAGAATTTCTGTGGGGCAGGGGATAGAAAAAGGCACAGTCTAAGCACTGAAGGTGATGGAGAGAAGAGGTATAGTAAATATATGAAGAACAAAGGAAGCTTGTCATTTGtaagtaattaataataataataacaataatgataatcaCCACCTTATCAACAGAAAAGGGAGCCCTTGCACTGAGGAATTGGAAAGGCTAACTAGGATACTCCTCTCACCCACGCCTACTAAGATTCTTCTGCTAATAATTGGTCCACAATATCATAAGTTCTCCAGTGTAAGTTCTCCATAAAATAACTCTAAAAATtgacagaaataaagacataGTTAAAACCACAATCACAATGAGAAGATTTAACAAGTTTCTCTCTATACCTGACAGAAGAATCAGCCAAAAAGTCAGTAAGGATATAAACATCTGAACAACATAATTTACAAATTTGATTAACATATAAGGAACACTGAACCCAACCAAAAAATAATtcacattattttcaagtatatcttgtacatatttacaaaatCAAGCATGAGTTGAGTATTACCAAAAGGCTTCAAAAGGTTTCAAAAGGTTGAGCTATTCAAAGAATGTCCCTTGACCACACtggaattaaaaaacaataagaaaaatgcaTCTAGAAACTCATCAATTGCTTCATATTATGTAATACACAcaaataattcataaataaaaaattcgaataaaattagaaaaaaattgaaatgaacaATGATGAAGATGAGATATATCAAAACTTTTGGCATATagctaaagaaataaatagaggGAAATTGTCAGCCTTAAATGCAtatgttagaaaaaaagaattattgaaaAACCAATAACCTAAACTTTCATTTCAAAcagctaaatgaatgaatgcatgaatgaatgaacaaataatccAACAACTCAAACCTAAACAAAGTAGAAGGGAAATAGCTAAAATAATAACAAGAAtaattgaaatagaaaacaaaagttcAATAAAGAAAAGTCAACAAAGTCAAAATTTAGTCatttgaaaagattaatgaaaGTTATCAACTCAGTAAAAttgttaaaagagagagagaatacaaaTTTTAAGCTAGTATCACTACAGATACTATCAACGTCAAACATTGTAAAAGGTCGTTATGAACGACTTCATGCCCAAGAATTTGGcaatttagataaaattttaaaattacttaaaccAAAAGTAACTTACCAAAATTGACAGTAGAAGAAAGACAATTTCAATAGTTTGATATTTATATAGGAAAGTGTAGTTCTTATTCAAAATTTTTCCAGAAAGGAAACACCAAGTCCAGAt encodes:
- the LOC471938 gene encoding olfactory receptor 12D3; the protein is MENVTTMNEFLLLGLTGVQELQPFFFGIFLIIYLINLIGNGSILVMVVLEPQLHSPMYFFLGNLSCLDISYSSVTLPKLLVNLVCSRRAISFLGCITQLHFFHFLGSTEAILLAIMAFDRFVAICNPLRYSVIMNPQVCILLAAAAWLISFFYALMHSVMTAHLSFCGSQKLNHFFCDVKPLLELACSDTLLNQWLLSIVTGSISMGAFFLTLLSYFYVIGFLLFKNRSCRILHKALSTCASHFMVVCLFYGPVVFTYIRPASATSMIQDRIMAIMYSAVTPVLNPLIYTLRNKEVMMALKKIFGRKLFKDWQQHH